A genomic segment from Sulfuritalea hydrogenivorans sk43H encodes:
- a CDS encoding MFS transporter, whose amino-acid sequence MPSPYAPETLWRDGNYRRLWFSLLISAFAGQIGALALSLTAAEVLRATPTQIGILGSMGTLPFVLFMLPAGVVLDRIRKLPAYLFGEVVMSLMFLCIPVAMVLDRLDMGLLYAVAFVGACVSVVSGTAGQIVLTQLVRRGELIEAHGRNRMAQAFAEIAGPGLAGMLIKLVGFPLAILLNCGLMLWSAVVLRGLRVDDQPAATRPAGFWPELLEGIRFVRHDRLLLTMALSVGGWQVFQTGAMVTQVLFATRELGLSAMAFGFCLAGAGVGTVVAGAWGHRLAARIGPGPSMIVGMAASGIGWLQLALAPGGGLGVVAFVVMLVCLGGSVVLIFSNLLALRQAVTPAPLLARMTSTMRWLTLFPAWPGALLGGVLAERFGLRFPLLVGGLGAILLAVLLWRFSPLRSVRQLGAAA is encoded by the coding sequence ATGCCTTCGCCATATGCTCCCGAGACCCTTTGGCGCGACGGCAACTACCGCCGCCTCTGGTTCTCGCTGCTGATCAGCGCCTTCGCCGGGCAAATCGGCGCGCTTGCGCTGTCCCTGACGGCGGCCGAGGTGCTGCGCGCGACGCCGACCCAGATCGGCATTCTCGGTTCGATGGGCACCCTTCCCTTCGTATTGTTCATGCTGCCCGCCGGCGTGGTGCTCGACCGGATTCGCAAGCTGCCCGCCTACCTGTTCGGCGAGGTGGTGATGAGCCTGATGTTCCTGTGCATTCCGGTCGCGATGGTGCTGGATCGCCTCGACATGGGGCTGCTGTATGCCGTCGCCTTCGTCGGGGCATGCGTTTCCGTGGTCTCCGGCACCGCCGGGCAGATCGTGCTGACGCAGCTGGTGCGTCGCGGGGAACTGATCGAAGCCCACGGCCGCAACCGCATGGCCCAGGCGTTCGCCGAAATCGCCGGGCCGGGCCTGGCCGGGATGCTGATAAAGCTGGTCGGCTTCCCGCTGGCGATTTTGCTGAACTGCGGCCTGATGCTCTGGAGCGCGGTCGTGCTGCGCGGCCTGCGCGTCGACGACCAACCCGCCGCAACGCGGCCGGCGGGGTTCTGGCCCGAGCTGCTCGAAGGGATTCGATTCGTCCGGCATGACCGCCTGTTGCTGACGATGGCCTTGTCGGTCGGCGGCTGGCAGGTTTTCCAGACCGGCGCGATGGTGACCCAGGTCCTGTTCGCCACGCGCGAGCTGGGCTTGAGCGCGATGGCCTTCGGCTTTTGCCTGGCCGGGGCCGGCGTCGGCACCGTCGTCGCCGGTGCGTGGGGGCATCGCCTGGCGGCGCGCATCGGCCCCGGACCGTCGATGATCGTCGGCATGGCCGCCAGCGGCATCGGCTGGCTGCAACTGGCGCTGGCGCCCGGCGGCGGGCTCGGGGTGGTTGCGTTCGTCGTGATGCTGGTCTGCCTCGGCGGCAGTGTCGTGCTGATTTTCAGCAACCTGCTGGCGCTGCGCCAGGCGGTTACGCCGGCGCCGCTGCTGGCCCGCATGACCAGCACCATGCGCTGGCTGACGCTGTTTCCGGCCTGGCCGGGCGCCTTGCTCGGCGGCGTGCTGGCCGAGCGCTTCGGCCTGCGCTTCCCGCTGCTGGTCGGCGGGCTCGGCGCGATCCTGCTCGCCGTACTGCTGTGGCGCTTCTCGCCGCTGCGCTCGGTCAGGCAACTGGGTGCCGCCGCCTGA
- a CDS encoding glycogen/starch/alpha-glucan phosphorylase — MKKPAALPELDHPTLDAASIRRSLHNRLVYTIGKDPITATDRDWFHAAAAVVRERMIERWMETMRSYYVEDRKRVYYLSMEFLMGRAMTNSMLNICAEKEFRDALAALGEMGLKPESISEIEPDAALGNGGLGRLAACFLDSMATMGIAGYGYGIRYEYGMFHQGIENGQQVEHPDNWLRYGNPWEFPRPEVLYQVKFHGRVVDFADEHGHKHYQWVDSDDVMAMAYDYPIPGYDTGTVNNMRLWAAKASRDFDLKYFNEGNYIAAVEDKNDSENLSKVLYPDDTTEMGRELRLKQQYFFVSASLQDMLYRFAKSGTPLDNLPDKVAVQLNDTHPSIAVPELMRILIDEHRMEWTRAWGIVTRTFAYTNHTLMPEALETWPVPLFERVLPRHLQIIYEINQRFLRDVMHHYPGDPALWQRMSLIDEAKGKRIRMAHLAIVGSHKVNGVAAIHTRLMKETIFADFHRLWPDKIVNMTNGVTPRRWLNQANPALSKLITTHLGKGWLKDLDQLRQLTPLTVDAGFCEAFVRVKRDNKARLAAMIQQRLAIRVDPASLFDVQIKRIHEYKRQLLNVLHVITLYNRLRAGGDAPPRTVIFGGKAAPGYRLAKLIIRLINDVADIVNNDPLVRDRLKVVFIPNYDVSNAEIIIPAADLSEQISTAGTEASGTGNMKLALNGALTIGTLDGANVEIRNEVGPENIFIFGLTADEVAQQYAAGYSPWVHYDNNAELRQTLDMLRDGFFSPEDRDRYKPVFDQLTYHGDHYLLLADYASYIACQEQVGQLYRDPAAWTRKAILNVAGMGQFSSDRTIGQYAKTIWNVEPVARTAG, encoded by the coding sequence ATGAAAAAGCCCGCCGCCTTGCCCGAGCTCGACCACCCGACGCTCGATGCCGCGTCGATCCGGCGCTCGCTCCACAACCGCCTGGTCTATACGATCGGCAAGGACCCGATCACCGCCACCGACCGCGACTGGTTCCACGCCGCCGCTGCCGTGGTGCGCGAGCGGATGATCGAGCGCTGGATGGAAACCATGCGCAGCTATTACGTGGAAGACCGCAAGCGGGTCTACTACCTGTCCATGGAATTCCTCATGGGCCGCGCCATGACCAACAGCATGCTCAACATCTGCGCCGAGAAGGAATTCCGCGACGCGCTGGCGGCGCTGGGCGAGATGGGGCTGAAGCCGGAGAGCATCAGCGAGATCGAGCCCGACGCGGCGCTCGGCAACGGCGGCCTCGGCCGGCTGGCGGCCTGCTTCCTCGATTCGATGGCGACCATGGGCATCGCCGGCTACGGCTACGGCATCCGCTATGAATACGGCATGTTCCACCAGGGCATCGAGAACGGCCAGCAGGTCGAACACCCCGACAACTGGCTGCGCTACGGCAACCCCTGGGAGTTTCCCCGCCCGGAAGTGCTCTACCAGGTCAAGTTCCACGGTCGCGTGGTGGATTTCGCCGACGAGCACGGCCACAAGCACTACCAGTGGGTGGACAGCGACGACGTCATGGCCATGGCCTACGATTACCCGATTCCCGGCTACGACACCGGCACGGTAAACAACATGCGGCTGTGGGCCGCCAAGGCCAGCCGCGACTTCGACCTCAAGTACTTCAACGAGGGCAACTACATCGCGGCGGTGGAGGACAAGAACGATTCCGAGAATTTGTCCAAGGTGCTCTACCCAGACGACACCACCGAGATGGGACGCGAGCTGCGGCTCAAGCAGCAGTATTTCTTCGTCTCCGCCTCGCTGCAGGACATGCTCTACCGCTTCGCCAAATCGGGCACGCCGCTCGACAACCTGCCGGACAAGGTGGCGGTGCAGCTCAACGACACGCACCCGTCGATCGCCGTCCCCGAACTGATGCGCATCCTGATCGACGAGCATCGCATGGAGTGGACGCGTGCCTGGGGCATCGTCACGCGCACCTTCGCCTACACCAACCACACGCTGATGCCCGAGGCGCTGGAAACCTGGCCGGTACCGCTGTTCGAGCGCGTGCTGCCGCGCCACCTGCAGATCATCTACGAGATCAACCAGCGCTTCCTCAGGGACGTGATGCACCATTACCCCGGCGATCCGGCGCTGTGGCAGCGCATGTCGCTGATCGACGAAGCCAAGGGCAAGCGCATCCGCATGGCGCACCTGGCCATCGTCGGCAGCCACAAGGTGAATGGCGTCGCCGCGATCCACACCCGCCTGATGAAGGAAACCATCTTCGCCGACTTCCACCGCCTGTGGCCTGACAAGATCGTCAACATGACCAACGGCGTGACGCCCCGGCGCTGGCTCAACCAGGCCAACCCGGCGCTGTCGAAGCTGATCACGACGCATCTGGGCAAGGGCTGGCTGAAAGACCTCGACCAGCTGCGCCAACTCACGCCGCTCACCGTCGACGCGGGCTTTTGCGAGGCCTTCGTCCGCGTCAAGCGCGACAACAAGGCGCGCCTGGCGGCGATGATCCAGCAGCGGCTGGCGATCCGGGTCGATCCCGCCTCGCTGTTCGACGTGCAGATCAAGCGCATCCACGAATACAAGCGCCAACTGCTCAACGTGCTGCACGTCATCACGCTCTACAACCGCCTGCGCGCCGGCGGCGACGCGCCGCCGCGCACGGTGATCTTCGGCGGCAAGGCCGCGCCCGGCTACCGCCTGGCCAAGCTCATCATCCGCCTGATCAACGACGTCGCCGACATCGTCAACAACGACCCGCTGGTGCGCGACCGGCTCAAGGTGGTGTTCATCCCCAACTACGACGTCTCCAACGCCGAGATCATCATCCCCGCCGCCGATCTCTCCGAGCAGATCTCCACCGCCGGCACCGAGGCCTCCGGCACCGGCAACATGAAGCTGGCGCTCAACGGCGCGCTCACCATCGGCACCCTGGACGGCGCCAACGTCGAAATCCGCAACGAGGTCGGCCCGGAAAACATTTTCATCTTCGGCCTCACCGCCGACGAAGTCGCGCAGCAGTACGCCGCCGGCTACAGTCCCTGGGTCCATTACGACAACAACGCCGAACTCAGGCAGACCCTCGACATGCTGCGCGATGGCTTCTTCTCGCCCGAGGACCGCGACCGCTACAAGCCGGTGTTCGACCAGCTCACCTACCACGGCGACCACTACCTGCTGCTCGCCGACTACGCCTCCTACATCGCCTGCCAGGAACAGGTCGGCCAGCTCTATCGCGACCCGGCGGCATGGACGCGCAAGGCCATCCTCAATGTCGCCGGCATGGGCCAGTTTTCATCGGATCGCACCATCGGGCAGTATGCGAAGACGATCTGGAATGTGGAGCCGGTGGCGCGAACGGCGGGCTAG
- a CDS encoding tellurite resistance TerB family protein has protein sequence MIAGIRNFFTQMIEPGAKEPGAASQHALQLATAALLLEMMRMDSAVTAEETAAVTKLLQGRFGLRAEDVETLLVLAADEARQATDYFQFTSLINKNFSAGQKIQVVEYLWQVAYADGHLDAHEQHFMRKIADLLYVPHADYVAAKQRARESG, from the coding sequence ATGATTGCCGGCATCAGGAACTTCTTCACCCAGATGATCGAACCGGGCGCCAAGGAGCCTGGCGCCGCGTCGCAACATGCACTGCAGCTCGCCACGGCGGCGCTGCTGCTGGAAATGATGCGCATGGACAGCGCCGTCACCGCCGAGGAAACGGCGGCCGTGACGAAGCTGTTGCAGGGCCGCTTCGGGCTTCGCGCCGAAGACGTCGAAACGCTCCTGGTGCTGGCGGCGGACGAGGCGCGCCAGGCAACCGACTACTTCCAGTTCACCTCGCTCATCAACAAGAACTTCAGCGCCGGGCAGAAAATCCAGGTCGTCGAATACCTGTGGCAGGTGGCGTATGCCGACGGCCACCTCGACGCCCACGAGCAGCACTTCATGCGCAAGATTGCCGACCTGCTCTACGTCCCGCACGCCGACTACGTCGCCGCCAAGCAGCGGGCGCGGGAAAGCGGCTGA
- a CDS encoding type II toxin-antitoxin system VapC family toxin produces MRRSRTPQVGLDSQCLSYLLDGIAGISEPTDPLAPEKIALLRSWFYRSGTFTLTQTVAAEVADIPNPERRELHQSFMRTLFLDYPVQDAQAVQNRAELFQSEHPKLNDCRVLAEAEELGLDVMLTYDNKFWKRLQNSSATTMLVKPSTYWAGLGVPRGAQPKTLPDHTNPLSSQSWWRW; encoded by the coding sequence ATGAGACGCTCCCGTACTCCACAAGTCGGCCTCGATTCACAGTGCCTTTCGTATCTTCTCGACGGCATAGCGGGTATTTCTGAACCAACCGATCCCTTAGCCCCCGAAAAGATTGCGTTGTTGCGCTCTTGGTTCTATCGGTCAGGCACTTTTACCCTTACCCAAACCGTTGCCGCTGAGGTTGCTGACATTCCAAATCCAGAGCGCCGGGAGCTTCATCAGAGCTTTATGCGAACCCTGTTCCTTGACTACCCGGTGCAGGACGCTCAAGCAGTACAAAACCGCGCGGAGCTTTTTCAATCCGAGCACCCAAAGCTAAATGATTGTCGTGTTCTTGCGGAGGCCGAAGAACTTGGGCTTGATGTCATGCTCACCTACGACAACAAATTCTGGAAACGCCTTCAAAATTCATCGGCAACTACGATGCTCGTTAAGCCCTCCACCTATTGGGCCGGCTTGGGAGTGCCCCGCGGCGCACAGCCGAAAACTTTGCCCGACCATACCAACCCACTTAGTTCGCAATCGTGGTGGCGCTGGTAG
- a CDS encoding GNAT family N-acetyltransferase — protein sequence MALTIHQGYLPGCIGRIVELHARYYRESTGFGLPFESKVARELAAFCDAFDGERDGLWLALRDGRIEVSIAIDGSRAGQDGAHLRWFITSDQLRGTGVGTALLTAARNGAPR from the coding sequence ATGGCTTTGACCATCCACCAGGGCTACCTGCCCGGCTGCATCGGCAGGATCGTCGAGCTTCACGCGCGCTATTACCGCGAAAGCACCGGATTCGGCCTGCCCTTCGAGAGCAAGGTGGCGCGCGAGCTTGCCGCGTTCTGCGACGCCTTTGACGGCGAGCGCGACGGTCTCTGGCTGGCGCTGCGGGATGGCCGCATCGAGGTCTCGATTGCCATCGACGGCTCCCGTGCCGGGCAGGACGGCGCGCATCTGCGCTGGTTCATCACGTCGGACCAGCTGCGCGGAACGGGCGTCGGCACGGCCTTGCTCACCGCGGCACGCAATGGGGCGCCGAGGTGA
- a CDS encoding 2-hydroxychromene-2-carboxylate isomerase: protein MTQTIPARWYFDLVSPFAYLHFKRFAELHPALDVELVPVLFAGLLKHWDNKGPAEIVPKRLHTYRSCVWSASQHGIPFRLPPRHPFNPLHALRLLVGLGSPRTAVDAAFDFVFGEGRDVAGEWPLFCARLDVGAAEAATLIADPAVKKQLMDNTAHAAAQGVFGVPTLVVRGENFWGSDTIAWCNAFVDQPRMFEAGEMKRAAEIGIGAARKEAG, encoded by the coding sequence ATGACGCAAACCATTCCCGCCCGCTGGTATTTCGATCTCGTTTCGCCTTTCGCCTACCTGCACTTCAAGCGCTTCGCCGAACTGCATCCGGCCCTTGATGTCGAGTTGGTGCCGGTGCTCTTCGCCGGCCTGCTCAAGCACTGGGACAACAAGGGGCCGGCCGAGATCGTGCCGAAGCGTCTGCACACCTACCGCAGTTGCGTCTGGAGCGCATCGCAGCACGGCATTCCTTTCCGCCTGCCGCCGCGCCACCCGTTCAATCCGCTGCATGCGCTGCGCCTGCTGGTGGGGCTCGGCAGTCCGCGCACGGCGGTCGATGCGGCCTTTGATTTTGTCTTCGGCGAGGGGCGCGATGTCGCCGGGGAGTGGCCGCTGTTCTGCGCGCGCCTCGACGTCGGCGCGGCCGAGGCCGCCACGCTGATCGCCGATCCCGCCGTCAAGAAGCAACTCATGGACAACACCGCGCACGCCGCCGCACAGGGCGTCTTCGGCGTGCCGACGCTGGTCGTGCGCGGCGAGAACTTCTGGGGCAGCGACACGATCGCGTGGTGCAACGCCTTTGTCGATCAGCCGCGGATGTTCGAAGCGGGAGAGATGAAGCGCGCCGCCGAAATCGGGATCGGTGCCGCGCGCAAGGAAGCGGGCTGA
- a CDS encoding toxin-antitoxin system TumE family protein: MKAVQLVDSRIVYSGSAFAELVLWRLPKPLEGSAHAFKYRLAYVVRGQCVLRYDNEAGKGDHRHFGKKESAYAFTTPDQLIADFQKDIARWNHENSNS; this comes from the coding sequence ATGAAAGCCGTTCAGCTTGTTGACTCTCGCATCGTCTACTCGGGGTCGGCGTTTGCGGAATTGGTGCTGTGGCGCCTTCCGAAGCCACTCGAAGGGTCGGCGCACGCGTTCAAGTACCGGCTGGCCTATGTCGTGCGTGGACAATGCGTCCTGCGCTACGACAACGAAGCGGGGAAGGGCGATCACCGGCATTTTGGCAAAAAGGAAAGTGCCTACGCTTTTACTACGCCGGATCAATTGATCGCCGACTTCCAGAAGGATATTGCGAGGTGGAACCATGAAAACAGTAACTCTTGA
- a CDS encoding PAS domain S-box protein, translated as MSTTKHAVKHAASNFGLKNMLLWTSVGWSAMIFALVVWDQWGAYVASLDNVRATARESFSKDVVYRRWASIHGGVYAPVTPQTPPNPNLSHVPERDITTPSGRKLTLINPAYMTRQVHELGQNDFGSKGHITSLKPLRPENAPDEWERRALEAFERGEQEVSSVEPIGGEAYFRFMRPLIVEQACLKCHEAQGYKVGDIRGGISVSLQWARYNAFLWSKLFFHLAIYGGIWVIGLFGVRYAGSQIRARLSERTQAAKLVQASEARYRAVAQSASDAIVTADSTGKIINWNRGAETTFGHTEAEAMGMSLTELMPARYRDRHAGGFGHVMSGGEPRTKGKVVELSGLRKDGSEFPIEASLSHWDVAEGRFVTGIIRDVTERKQREEVDAFLSLAGSSSMDEPFFDALARFLARNLEMDYVCIDQLEGEGLSARTLVVWHDGHFEDNVTYTLDDTPCGDVVGQNVCCFPSGVCQHFPRDQALQGLRAESYVGVTLWSHAGKPIGLIAVIGRRPLANRLHAESTMARVAMRASGELERLINEVEIKKLNADLEQRVLARTAELETANRALAAAKEAAEAASVAKSQFLANMSHEIRTPMNGILGMASILRREGVTSRQAQRLDTIDTSAKHLLSILNDILDLSKIEAGKFVLEEAPVVVSSLLANVSSILSDRARDKGIGFFTEVEALPRNLVGDPTRLQQALINYVVNAIKFTEKGAVTLRAFKQEESADSVVVRFEVQDSGIGISPEAMSRLFSAFEQADNSMTRKYGGTGLGLSITRRFAELMGGETGVESSPGAGSTFWLTARLKKRGADVAATISAASMDAEARIRQEYPGARILVVDDEPINREVALMQLEAAGLVVDAAENGAEAVALAGKTGYAAILMDMQMPILDGLEATRQIRGLPGYRQIPIVAMTANAFAEDKARCIDAGMNDVLVKPFDPDQLFAVLLSSLDRSGA; from the coding sequence ATGAGTACAACGAAACACGCTGTGAAGCATGCCGCCTCCAATTTCGGTCTCAAGAACATGCTTCTTTGGACGTCCGTTGGCTGGTCTGCCATGATCTTCGCCCTTGTTGTCTGGGACCAGTGGGGGGCTTACGTCGCATCGCTTGACAATGTGCGAGCCACCGCGAGGGAAAGTTTCAGCAAGGATGTGGTGTATCGACGCTGGGCCTCGATACACGGAGGCGTGTATGCCCCGGTGACACCTCAGACGCCTCCCAATCCGAACTTGTCCCATGTTCCGGAAAGAGACATCACTACCCCGTCAGGCAGGAAACTGACGTTGATCAATCCGGCCTACATGACACGTCAGGTTCATGAGCTGGGACAAAATGATTTTGGCTCGAAAGGGCATATCACAAGCTTGAAGCCCCTCCGGCCCGAAAATGCCCCGGATGAGTGGGAGCGCCGCGCCCTGGAAGCATTTGAACGGGGTGAGCAGGAAGTATCGTCTGTCGAGCCGATAGGCGGCGAGGCATACTTTCGCTTCATGCGCCCGCTCATTGTGGAGCAGGCCTGCCTGAAGTGCCATGAGGCACAGGGCTACAAAGTCGGCGATATTCGCGGCGGAATCAGCGTTTCCCTCCAGTGGGCACGCTACAACGCATTTCTTTGGAGCAAGCTGTTTTTTCATCTCGCCATATACGGCGGGATCTGGGTCATTGGGCTTTTTGGGGTGCGCTATGCCGGTAGCCAGATACGGGCCCGTTTGTCCGAGCGCACTCAGGCAGCGAAGCTGGTTCAGGCAAGCGAAGCACGCTACCGCGCGGTTGCGCAATCCGCCAGTGACGCCATTGTCACTGCCGACAGCACGGGAAAGATCATTAACTGGAATCGGGGTGCCGAAACCACATTCGGCCACACCGAAGCCGAGGCCATGGGGATGTCCCTGACCGAATTGATGCCAGCGAGATATCGCGACCGGCACGCTGGCGGATTTGGCCATGTAATGTCAGGAGGCGAGCCGCGCACCAAAGGCAAGGTGGTCGAATTGTCGGGATTGCGCAAGGACGGCAGCGAATTCCCGATCGAGGCCTCGCTGTCGCATTGGGACGTTGCCGAGGGACGTTTCGTCACGGGAATCATTCGTGATGTCACCGAGCGCAAGCAGCGGGAGGAGGTCGATGCCTTCCTCTCGCTCGCCGGCAGCAGTTCGATGGACGAGCCATTTTTTGACGCGCTGGCCCGGTTTCTCGCCCGGAACCTCGAAATGGACTACGTGTGCATCGACCAGCTCGAAGGGGAGGGATTGAGTGCCCGGACATTGGTTGTCTGGCACGATGGCCATTTCGAGGACAACGTCACCTACACGCTCGATGACACACCCTGCGGCGATGTCGTGGGCCAGAACGTCTGCTGCTTTCCTTCCGGCGTATGCCAGCACTTTCCCCGCGATCAGGCGCTTCAGGGTCTGCGGGCGGAGAGTTATGTCGGCGTGACGCTCTGGAGCCACGCCGGCAAGCCAATCGGCCTGATCGCGGTTATTGGTCGTCGCCCGCTGGCGAACCGCCTGCACGCCGAAAGTACGATGGCGCGGGTCGCCATGCGCGCTTCCGGCGAACTGGAACGCTTGATTAACGAGGTCGAAATCAAAAAGCTCAATGCCGACCTCGAACAGCGGGTCCTCGCCCGTACGGCAGAACTCGAAACGGCGAATCGTGCGCTGGCGGCCGCCAAGGAAGCCGCCGAAGCCGCCAGCGTCGCCAAGAGCCAGTTCCTGGCGAACATGAGCCATGAGATTCGCACGCCGATGAACGGCATCCTGGGCATGGCCAGCATCCTGCGCCGCGAGGGCGTCACGTCCAGGCAGGCACAACGCCTGGACACGATCGACACTTCCGCCAAACACCTGCTATCCATCCTCAACGACATCCTCGACCTGTCCAAGATCGAAGCCGGAAAGTTCGTCCTCGAAGAGGCACCGGTCGTCGTCAGCAGCCTGCTGGCCAACGTCAGTTCGATCCTGTCCGATCGAGCCAGGGACAAGGGGATCGGGTTCTTTACCGAGGTCGAAGCATTGCCGCGCAACCTGGTGGGAGACCCCACGCGATTGCAGCAGGCCTTGATCAACTACGTCGTCAATGCCATCAAGTTCACCGAAAAAGGGGCCGTGACGCTGCGTGCCTTCAAGCAGGAGGAAAGCGCCGATTCGGTGGTCGTCCGATTCGAAGTGCAGGATAGCGGGATCGGCATATCGCCCGAGGCAATGTCCAGGCTCTTCAGCGCATTCGAACAGGCCGACAATTCAATGACGCGCAAGTACGGCGGCACCGGTCTCGGATTGTCCATTACCCGGCGTTTTGCGGAGTTGATGGGAGGCGAGACGGGTGTGGAGAGCTCTCCGGGAGCGGGAAGCACCTTCTGGCTGACCGCGCGACTGAAGAAACGGGGCGCGGACGTCGCTGCAACGATATCGGCAGCGAGCATGGATGCCGAGGCGCGCATTCGCCAGGAGTATCCGGGAGCGCGCATTCTTGTCGTGGATGACGAGCCGATAAACCGGGAGGTGGCCTTGATGCAGCTGGAAGCGGCCGGGCTGGTCGTGGATGCCGCGGAAAATGGGGCAGAGGCAGTCGCCCTGGCCGGGAAGACCGGTTATGCGGCGATCCTCATGGACATGCAGATGCCGATTCTGGACGGACTGGAGGCGACGAGACAAATTCGCGGGCTTCCGGGATACCGGCAGATCCCGATTGTTGCCATGACCGCCAACGCGTTTGCAGAGGACAAGGCGCGCTGCATCGATGCCGGAATGAACGACGTCCTGGTCAAGCCGTTTGACCCTGATCAGCTGTTTGCGGTGTTGCTGAGCTCACTGGATCGATCCGGCGCATAA
- a CDS encoding HVO_A0114 family putative DNA-binding protein, whose product MKTVTLDVRPPADSMADFARVWKTGKAQKTARISFATPELLWRVLTEKRWELLKVLCGAGPVSIREAARRAERDVKAVHGDVTALLNAGVLDKTEDGRIVFPYEAVKVEFLLQAA is encoded by the coding sequence ATGAAAACAGTAACTCTTGATGTGCGACCCCCTGCCGACTCCATGGCTGATTTTGCGCGCGTCTGGAAGACCGGGAAGGCCCAAAAGACTGCGCGTATCAGCTTTGCCACTCCCGAGTTGCTGTGGAGGGTGCTGACCGAAAAACGCTGGGAACTGCTCAAGGTGCTTTGCGGGGCTGGGCCGGTGTCCATCCGCGAAGCCGCACGTCGCGCTGAACGCGACGTAAAGGCCGTGCACGGTGACGTCACTGCGCTGCTCAACGCGGGAGTGCTTGACAAGACGGAGGACGGTCGGATCGTTTTCCCGTATGAGGCGGTGAAAGTCGAGTTTCTATTGCAAGCCGCGTAG
- a CDS encoding fumarylacetoacetate hydrolase family protein encodes MALWLRFEAAGAEHFGTLDGDTVTAWRGDMFDHPQQTAQRFALAEVRLLTPCKPGKMLGLWNNFHERAAKEGLQRPAHPLYFLKAGTCFAAHGETIRRPAGYGGMVVFEAELGIVIGRRASAIAPADAPAAIFGYTCVNDVTARDLMRLDPAFVHWTRAKSFDSFGPFGPVIATDIDPAALRVRAIVSGEERQDYPVSDMFFSPAEIVSRISHDMTLEAGDIIACGTSVGAGELREGDTVEVAIDGVGRLVNRFA; translated from the coding sequence ATGGCACTCTGGCTGCGATTCGAAGCCGCGGGCGCGGAACATTTCGGCACCCTCGACGGCGACACCGTCACCGCCTGGCGCGGCGACATGTTCGATCATCCGCAACAAACCGCGCAGCGCTTCGCGCTGGCCGAGGTACGCCTGCTGACGCCCTGCAAACCGGGCAAGATGCTCGGCCTGTGGAACAACTTCCACGAGCGCGCGGCGAAGGAAGGCCTGCAACGCCCCGCGCATCCGCTCTACTTCCTCAAGGCCGGCACCTGCTTCGCCGCCCACGGCGAAACCATCCGCCGCCCGGCGGGCTACGGCGGCATGGTGGTGTTCGAAGCCGAGCTCGGCATCGTCATCGGCCGCCGCGCCAGCGCCATCGCACCGGCCGACGCGCCGGCCGCGATCTTCGGCTACACCTGCGTCAACGACGTCACCGCGCGCGACCTGATGCGCCTCGATCCGGCCTTCGTGCATTGGACGCGCGCCAAGAGCTTCGACAGCTTCGGCCCCTTCGGCCCGGTCATCGCCACCGACATCGACCCGGCCGCCCTGCGCGTGCGCGCCATCGTTTCAGGCGAAGAACGGCAGGACTACCCGGTGAGCGACATGTTCTTCTCGCCGGCCGAAATCGTCAGCCGCATCTCGCACGACATGACGCTCGAAGCCGGCGACATCATCGCCTGCGGCACCTCGGTGGGCGCCGGAGAATTGCGCGAGGGCGATACGGTCGAGGTGGCGATCGACGGCGTCGGCCGGCTGGTCAATCGCTTCGCCTGA